The following coding sequences are from one Eucalyptus grandis isolate ANBG69807.140 chromosome 11, ASM1654582v1, whole genome shotgun sequence window:
- the LOC120289409 gene encoding dCTP pyrophosphatase 1-like: MESPNGQELISRRSNKDVSLLELRDRLAEFAAVRGWDKFHSPRNLLLALVGEVGELSEIFQWKGEVERGLPNWSSNDKEHLEEELSDVLLYLVRLADVCGLDLGQAALSKLIKNARKYPVVKP; this comes from the exons aTGGAGAGTCCAAATGGTCAGGAGTTGATCTCAAGAAGAAGCAACAAGGATGTCTCCCTCCTAGAGCTGAGAGATAGGTTGGCAGAGTTTGCTGCAGTTAGAGGATGGGATAAATTCCACAGCCCCAGAAATCTTCTCTTGGCATTG GTGGGGGAGGTGGGAGAGCTATCGGAGATATTCCAGTGGAAAGGGGAAGTGGAGAGAGGGCTCCCCAACTGGAGCTCCAACGACAAGGAACACTTGGAGGAAGAGCTGTCGGATGTGCTGCTCTATCTGGTCCGGTTGGCCGATGTTTGTGGGCTCGACCTCGGCCAAGCTGCTCTCTCCAAACTCATCAAGAATGCTCGCAAGTACCCTGTCGTCAAACCCTAG